GGGGGTCTTCTTGGGTGAGCCCCCGTCAGACATGGCAGTGTAAGAGGggggcgaggaggaggaggaggaggaagtggtgGTGGGGGGCTGGGCCTGCTGGTGGTacacctgctgctgttgttgcggATGCGGTTGCTGCTGAGGGTGGAAGGTGGATGGGTACTGGGGCTGCTGGCTGGGGGCGGGGCCTGGGGCTGTCTGACCTATCAGAGGAGGCAAGGGGATGGCCTCGCAGTACTGCGGGGTGAGTGGTAGATGCTGAGAGTGAGGAGAGTAGGAGCCGTCTGGCTGGCCGTTGGAGTGAGGGTGGGGCTGGTGCTGGGGGTACTGGTGATGGCCCGTCACGGCATTTGGGTCAATCGGTGGGGGCTTCATCCTAGTGCTCAGGGGAGGAAGGGGGTGAGCCAAAGGGAGGGTGGGCTGTTGGGGCAGACCCTGCTTCACGGGCATGGCCATCATAACTGGAGGGGAGGCGGAAGGGGGCAACTGGGCGTACATTTGCTGCAAATGGGAGGCGGACCAGGTGCCGTGTTTAGGGGGGAGCATGATGtcttgttgctgctgttgctgcaggTGTAGGTGGCGGGCTGCGGTGGGAGGAGACAGGGGGATCTGACGGACCTGTCGGCCCTGGGTGGTCACTCCTGCCTGGACTGGGGAAAA
The Plectropomus leopardus isolate mb unplaced genomic scaffold, YSFRI_Pleo_2.0 unplaced_scaffold28586, whole genome shotgun sequence genome window above contains:
- the LOC121938131 gene encoding ena/VASP-like protein, producing the protein MMEQHQMHKERERRTSGSVVSTLQYKVSTPPTHPDTPPEYRQYRASTLPPSYVRVASSSPPSSSTSSSPSQEKEVGAARDRAQLSSQLSTSLASAFSPVQAGVTTQGRQVRQIPLSPPTAARHLHLQQQQQQDIMLPPKHGTWSASHLQQMYAQLPPSASPPVMMAMPVKQGLPQQPTLPLAHPLPPLSTRMKPPPIDPNAVTGHHQYPQHQPHPHSNGQPDGSYSPHSQHLPLTPQYCEAIPLPPLIGQTAPGPAPSQQPQYPSTFHPQQQPHPQQQQQVYHQQAQPPTTTSSSSSSSPPSYTAMSDGGSPKKT